A window of Candidatus Sulfotelmatobacter sp. genomic DNA:
CTGTCGGGCACCGTCCAGACGACGATCAACCTGCCGTTCATCACCGCGGACCAGAACGGTCCCAAGCACCTGGACATCACGCTGACGCGTTCCGAGTTCGAGCGCCTCACGCAAGATCTCACCGATCGCTGCATCCAGCCGTTCAAGAACGCGCTGGCCGACGCCAAGCTCGACGTCGCGCAGATCGACGAGGTCGTGATGGTCGGCGGTTCGACCCGCATGCCCGTCATCCAGGAGCTGGTCAAGAAGCTGACCGGCAAGGAGCTCAACCAGTCCGTCAACCCCGACGAAGTCGTCGCGGTCGGCGCGGCGATCCAGGCCGGCGTGCTCGCCGGTGAGGTCCGCGACGTCGTCCTGCTCGACGTGACCCCGCTCTCCTTGGGTCTGGAGACCCTCGGCGGCGTGAACACGAAGCTCATCGAGCGCAACACGACGATCCCGACGCGCAAGACGCAGGTCTTCACGACGGCGGAAGACGGTCAGACGTCGGTCGACATCCGCATCCTCCAGGGCGAGCGCGAGATGGCGAACGACAACAAGGAACTCGGGCGCTTCCGGCTCGAGGGCATCCCGGCTGCGCCGCGCGGCGTGCCGCAGATCGAGGTCACGTTCAACATCGACGCCAACGGCATCGTGAACGTCTCGGCCAAGGATCTGGGCACCGGCAAGGAACAGCAGATCACGATCACCGCGTCGACGAACCTCAACAAGGACGAAGTCGACCGCATGGTGCGGGACGCCGAAGCCTTCGCGGCCGCCGACAAGGCCAAGAAGGAAGAGGCCGAGGTGCGCAACACCGCGAGCTCGCTGATCTACTCGACCGAGAAGTCGCTCAAGGAAGTCGGCGACAAGGCCGAGGCGACGGTGCGCGGCGACGTCGAGACGGCGCTGGCCGACCTCAAGCGGATCTCCGACAACGGGACCGTGGCCGAGGTGAAGGCCGCGACCGAGAAGCTCCAGCAGGCTTCGTACAAACTGGCCGAGGAGCTCTACAAGGCGACGGGCGCGTCGACCAACGGCGCGAACGCCGGTACCGACGGCGCGCAGCACGAGCACGAGGGTGCGGCGGCCGGCGCGGGCGCGGGCCCGAGCGACGACGTCATCGACGCCGAGTTCAAGGAAGCGAAGTAGGCGCACGTGCACGACGACACCGCGACCACGGCGCCCGTCGACGCGACGGTGACGCCGAACGGCGCGGGCCAGCCTGGCGGCGAGGGTGACCTCGCCGCCGAGCTGACGGCCGCGCGCGCCAAAGCGGAGGAGAACTACAACAAGTTCCTCTACGCGATGGCCGACTTCGAGAACTACAAGAAGCGCATCGAACGCCAGCTGGCGGAGATCGCGCTGGCGGGCCGGCGCGCCGTCCTCGTCAAGATGCTGCCCGTGCTCGACAACCTCGAGCGCGCGCTCGCGTTCGACGACTCCGAGGGGCTGCGCGGCGGCCTGCAAGCGACGCTGCGCCAGTTCGAAGCGGCGCTCGAGTCCGAGAACGTCAAGCCCGTGACGGTCAAGGGGCTGCGGTTCGATCCGAAGCTCGCCGAGGCCATCGCGACCCAGCCGGCACCCGCCGGCG
This region includes:
- the dnaK gene encoding molecular chaperone DnaK → MAKVVGIDLGTTNSVVAVMEGQSPTVIANSEGSRTTPSVVAFTKTGERLVGQLAKRQAVTNPDRTISSIKRHMGTDYKVKIDGKDYTPQEISAMILQKLVNDASAYLGERVTQAVVTVPAYFNDAQRQATKDAGKIAGIDVLRIINEPTAAALAYGLDKKGNETILVWDLGGGTFDVSILEVGDGVFEVKATNGDTHLGGDDYDARIVDWLVTEFRKDQGIDLSSDRQAMQRLTEAAEKAKIELSGTVQTTINLPFITADQNGPKHLDITLTRSEFERLTQDLTDRCIQPFKNALADAKLDVAQIDEVVMVGGSTRMPVIQELVKKLTGKELNQSVNPDEVVAVGAAIQAGVLAGEVRDVVLLDVTPLSLGLETLGGVNTKLIERNTTIPTRKTQVFTTAEDGQTSVDIRILQGEREMANDNKELGRFRLEGIPAAPRGVPQIEVTFNIDANGIVNVSAKDLGTGKEQQITITASTNLNKDEVDRMVRDAEAFAAADKAKKEEAEVRNTASSLIYSTEKSLKEVGDKAEATVRGDVETALADLKRISDNGTVAEVKAATEKLQQASYKLAEELYKATGASTNGANAGTDGAQHEHEGAAAGAGAGPSDDVIDAEFKEAK
- a CDS encoding nucleotide exchange factor GrpE; translated protein: MHDDTATTAPVDATVTPNGAGQPGGEGDLAAELTAARAKAEENYNKFLYAMADFENYKKRIERQLAEIALAGRRAVLVKMLPVLDNLERALAFDDSEGLRGGLQATLRQFEAALESENVKPVTVKGLRFDPKLAEAIATQPAPAGVAEDTVLEEARKGYTIGDEVLRPAQVVVAKGHGS